From a region of the Megalops cyprinoides isolate fMegCyp1 chromosome 13, fMegCyp1.pri, whole genome shotgun sequence genome:
- the LOC118788016 gene encoding corticosteroid 11-beta-dehydrogenase isozyme 2-like, whose translation MEDYALSFWIYMGVMSVFVGGAMKKILASHISAAPTLLAWLGVTVLVERLCSLWPPAILALAVLCTVCCLSSSRSAPAQTLPTEGKAVFITGCDSGFGKAAAQRLDALGFEVFASVLDLSGTGARELRHICSSRLTLLQMDITQPEEVQQALLTTQAKLGLRGLWGLVNNAGICVNFGDAELSLMSNYRGCMEVNFFGTLNVTKTFLPLLRKAKGRIVTISSPSGEQPFPCLAAYGASKAALNLFINTLRHELKPWGVKVSTVLPSAFKTGQSSNAEYWEQQYKHLIQNLSPELLEEYGEEYTLETKQLFQDFAKTANEDLSPVINTITDALVSLQPKVRYYAGPGVGLMYFIYSYFPMSISDKFLQRLFLKKKILPQALQNQNGSSHNNNINMI comes from the exons ATGGAAGATTATGCACTGTCCTTCTGGATTTACATGGGagtgatgtctgtgtttgttggAGGAGCAATGAAGAAGATCCTGGCATCTCACATCAGTGCAGCTCCCACATTGCTGGCCTGGCTGGGGGTGACGGTGCTGGTGGAGAGGCTGTGCTCGCTGTGGCCCCCCGCTATCTTGGCGCTGGCTGTGttgtgtactgtgtgctgtctctcctCAAGTAGGAGTGCCCCTGCACAAACCCTCCCCACCGAGGGCAAGGCAGTCTTCATCACAG gctgtgACTCTGGGTTTGGGAAGGCTGCTGCACAGCGGCTGGATGCATTAGGTTTCGAGGTGTTTGCCAGCGTGCTGGACCTGAGCGGGACGGGGGCCAGGGAATTACGGCACATTTGCTCCTCCAGGCTCACGCTCCTCCAGATGGACATCACCCAACCTGAGGAAGTCCAGCAGGCCCTCCTCACCACCCAGGCCAAACTTGGACTCCGAG gtTTATGGGGACTTGTGAACAATGCAGGAATATGTGTGAACTTCGGCGACGCAGAGCTCTCCCTCATGTCCAACTACAGAGGGTGCATGGAGGTTAACTTTTTTGGCACGCTGAATGTTACCAAGACCTTTCTGCCTCTATTACGGAAAGCCAAAGGCAGGATTGTGACAATATCCAGCCCCTCAG GGGAACAGCCATTTCCTTGTCTAGCAGCATATGGAGCCTCAAAAGCAGCCCTTAATCTTTTCATCAACACCTTACGCCACGAGCTAAAACCCTGGGGGGTCAAGGTCTCCACTGTCCTCCCTTCAGCTTTCAAGACAG gtcAATCCAGTAATGCTGAGTACTGGGAGCAGCAATATAAACACTTAATTCAGAACCTGTCACCAGAACTACTGGAGGAATATGGAGAAGAGTACACTCTGGAGACCAAGCAGCTTTTCCAGGACTTTGCCAAGACAGCCAATGAAGACCTGAGCCCAGTGATCAACACAATCACGGATGCCCTGGTGTCCCTGCAGCCCAAAGTACGCTACTATGCTGGGCCAGGGGTGGGCCTTATGTACTTCATTTACAGTTACTTCCCCATGTCCATCAGTGACAAGTTCCTGCAAAGGCTGTTCCTGAAGAAGAAAATCTTGCCACAAGCTCTGCAGAACCAGAATGGCAGCagtcacaacaacaacattaatatgatataa